In Elaeis guineensis isolate ETL-2024a chromosome 1, EG11, whole genome shotgun sequence, a genomic segment contains:
- the LOC105038568 gene encoding zinc-finger homeodomain protein 3: MDLSGHEGEIPIPITSAYIGSHGQSHGHTIIHDTPPLLHHPSNGPPPPPPLPTAASEDHQHHPANPYSSKKGVVVKYRECLKNHAASIGGNATDGCGEFMPSGEEGTLEALKCSACNCHRNFHRKEVDGEASSCDCFHYLKERKVLGQKGLLISGPEAFGYAAATNSLISRPSPHHMIMPLGALQTSESDEMEGVGGGAMVRPPMVKKRFRTKFTPEQKEKMLSFAEKVGWRLQKQEESVVQQLCQEIGVKRRVLKVWMHNNKHNLAKKSPPLQLE, translated from the coding sequence ATGGATCTTTCTGGCCATGAAGGAGAAATCCCAATCCCAATAACCAGCGCATATATTGGAAGCCATGGTCAGAGCCATGGCCACACCATCATCCATGATACCCCTCCCCTCCTACACCACCCTTCCAATggacctccccctccccctcccctgcCCACAGCTGCATCAGAGGACCACCAGCACCACCCTGCCAACCCCTACAGCTCTAAGAAAGGAGTGGTGGTGAAGTACAGGGAGTGCCTCAAGAACCATGCAGCCTCCATTGGTGGCAATGCCACTGATGGCTGTGGTGAGTTCATGCCAAGCGGTGAGGAGGGCACACTGGAGGCCTTGAAGTGTTCTGCCTGCAACTGCCACAGGAACTTCCACAGGAAAGAGGTAGATGGGGAGGCCTCCTCCTGTGACTGCTTCCACTACCTCAAGGAAAGGAAGGTGCTGGGCCAGAAGGGGCTCTTGATCTCAGGGCCAGAGGCATTTGGCTATGCTGCTGCTACCAATAGTCTCATTTCAAGGCCATCACCACACCACATGATCATGCCCCTGGGAGCCCTGCAGACCTCTGAGTCTGATGAGATGGAAGGGGTGGGTGGTGGGGCCATGGTGAGGCCTCCCATGGTGAAGAAGAGGTTCAGGACCAAGTTCACGCCAGAGCAGAAGGAGAAGATGCTGAGCTTTGCTGAGAAGGTGGGGTGGAGGCtccagaaacaggaggagagtgTGGTGCAGCAGTTGTGCCAGGAGATTggggtgaagaggagagtcctcaaGGTGTGGATGCACAACAACAAGCATAACTTGGCTAAGAAGAGCCCCCCTCTCCAGCTTGAATGA